In one Lolium rigidum isolate FL_2022 chromosome 3, APGP_CSIRO_Lrig_0.1, whole genome shotgun sequence genomic region, the following are encoded:
- the LOC124702934 gene encoding uncharacterized protein LOC124702934, with translation MATGSAPITPAAPHLHRPHGHANLHRLLLPIGRRGVGVRAVSGDGARGGGPSYLDMWKKAVERERRSAELAYRLQSSPPPAEAEAGAPPPADVERRTARFEEMLRVPREERDRVQRTQVIDRAAAALAAARAVLKEPPQQNPPQPSPPPPKQPATGADVTGSGNGSGSRKAAEGLEDRVSLADAAPAAPVASQSAKGPNSGNSSTSKQASSKLGTPGPDFWSWLPPVENSSEPRESNTDLKPSKKVDSFSSQPDLVMEKERSADFLSLPFVTSFFEKKEDRSLPPFQSFAEPENVDSDPKPAAEAEEVFETQFSKNAAEVARALSTSDEESSHGVDPDGSKWWKETGVELRPDGVVCKWTVIRGVSADGAVEFEDKYWEASDRFDHKELGSEKSGRDARGNVWREYWKESMWQDFTSGLMHMEKTADKWGKNGKGEQWQEQWWEQYDSSGKAEKSADKWCSLDPNTPLDVGHAHVWHERWGETYDGSGGSVKYTDKWAERSEGDGWSKWGDKWDEHFNPEGQGVKQGETWWEGKYGDRWNRTWGEGHNGSGWVHKYGRSSSGEHWDTHEPQETWYERYPHFGFHHCFENSVQLRSVPRQPPKNLKSGKRVDA, from the exons ATGGCGACCGGTTCCGCTCCCATCACCCCCGCCGCTCCCCACCTCCACCGACCACACGGCCACGCGAACCTCCACCGCCTCCTTCTCCCCATCGGCCGCCGCGGCGTCGGCGTCCGCGCGGTCTCCGGGGATGGCGCCCGAGGCGGCGGCCCGTCCTACCTGGACATGTGGAAGAAGGCGGTGGAGCGGGAGCGGCGGTCGGCCGAGCTCGCGTACCGCCTGCAGTCGTCCCCGCCGCCCGCCGAAGCGGAGGCGGGGGCGCCCCCGCCCGCGGACGTGGAGCGGAGGACGGCGCGGTTCGAGGAGATGCTGCGGGTGCCGCGGGAGGAGCGCGACCGCGTGCAGCGCACCCAGGTCATCGACCGCGCCGCCGCggccctcgccgccgcgcgcgccgtgCTCAAGGAGCCGCCGCAGCAGAACCCGCCacagccctcgccgccgccgccgaagcagcCGGCGACGGGTGCGGACGTGACGGGATCGGGCAACGGCTCGGGTTCGCGCAAGGCAGCAGAGGGATTGGAGGATCGGGTTTCCCTGGCGGACGCGGCACCGGCAGCGCCCGTGGCGTCGCAGTCGGCCAAAG GGCCAAACTCTGGGAATTCATCTACTTCCAAGCAGGCAAGTTCTAAGCTTGGTACTCCTGGTCCAGATTTTTGGTCGTGGTTACCACCAGTGGAAAATAGTAGCGAACCAAGAGAAAGCAATACTGATCTAAAACCATCAAAGAAAGTGGACTCTTTTTCCAGTCAACCTGATTTGGTGATGGAGAAGGAAAGATCAGCAGACTTTTTATCACTTCCATTTGTGACATCTTTCTTCGAGAAGAAGGAAGATCGATCTCTTCCACCCTTCCAGTCATTTGCTGAGCCTGAAAATGTAGATTCCGACCCCAAGCCAGCTGCGGAGGCAGAGGAGGTATTTGAAACACAATTTTCAAAAAATGCTGCTGAGGTGGCTAGAGCTCTTAGTACAAGTGATGAGGAGTCATCTCATGGGGTAGATCCAGATGGTTCGAAGTGGTGGAAGGAAACCGGTGTAGAGCTGAGGCCTGATGGGGTTGTTTGTAAGTGGACTGTAATTAGGGGAGTCAGTGCTGATGGGGCTGTTGAATTTGAAGACAAGTATTGGGAGGCTTCAGACCGGTTTGATCATAAGGAGTTAGGTTCGGAGAAGTCTGGTCGTGATGCTAGGGGCAATGTTTGGCGGGAATACTGGAAGGAGTCCATGTGGCAG GATTTCACATCTGGGCTTATGCATATGGAGAAGACTGCAGACAAGTGGGGAAAGAATGGCAAAGGGGAGCAGTGGCAAGAGCAATGGTGGGAGCAGTACGATTCAAGCGGTAAAGCTGAGAAATCGGCTGATAAATGGTGCAGCTTGGATCCAAATACACCATTGGATGTTGGTCATGCTCATGTTTGGCATGAAAG GTGGGGTGAGACGTACGATGGCAGCGGTGGAAGCGTGAAGTACACTGACAAATGGGCGGAACGTTCAGAGGGCGATGGGTGGTCGAAGTGGGGCGACAAGTGGGACGAGCATTTCAACCCAGAGGGGCAAGGAGTGAAGCAGGGCGAGACCTGGTGGGAAGGCAAATACGGGGACCGGTGGAACCGCACCTGGGGTGAGGGGCACAACGGCTCTGGCTGGGTGCACAAGTACGGAAGGAGCAGCAGCGGCGAGCACTGGGACACGCACGAGCCGCAGGAGACGTGGTACGAGCGTTACCCGCATTTTGGCTTCCACCACTGCTTTGAGAACTCGGTGCAGCTCCGGTCCGTGCCAAGGCAGCCACCAAAGAACCTGAAGTCTGGGAAAAGGGTAGATGCTTAA